The region GGTTGACCTATTATTAGTAATGCATTCTTTCAATACAAACTTATATTTTTTTCGTTGATTTATTTGTTCTAAATGCTTTTAAAATTTGACGAAGGATGTTGTCAATAGTGGCTTAGGTGTTGTGTAGTGGCATGTGGGGCCACTTGTCTTGCTCTTGACAACTTTCCTAGTCAAATTAATTTTGCATTTGAGATAATAAATCAAATCCAGGTTAATATTTGTTTGCTAATAGTTTTTCTTCATATCTAAAATTATAAATAGGATATGAGTAATGACCCTCTGTTTGTTCTTTTGCCACACTTGTTATCAGTGATAGAACTGCCTCTTCAGATGGTAATGCACCTCTTATTTTCAATGTTCTTCTGGCGCTTTTATTAAATCGCTCTATCCAGTTGGTCGTATAAAGCATACGACGTATTCTGACATCGTAATCTAAAAAGGTTAAATATGGGTAAATATCCAGGTTATCAAGATATTGCCCAAAAGACCTGTATTTCTTTCGCCATTTTTCTTTAAATTCTTTAAATTTTGACACAGCTATAGCTTTGTTATGGTGCGGATCAGCAGCACTGAGAACTTCTCTAAAGTCATTAGCAACCTCTTTTTTATCACTCATGCGGACATAACTTAATAGGTTACGTTGCAAGTGTAAAATGCATTTCTGATGCGGGCAACTAAATTTTTTTGCTATGCTCTTATCAATACCGCTTAGAGCGTCTGATATTATAATACCAACAGTCTCTATTCCTCTTGCTTTGATTTGATCAAATATTATTTCCCATGAATTAGCTGATTCTACGGGAAAATTAACGATAGATATGACTTCTCGCTTAAAATCTTCACGCAAGCCAAGAATGATATAAAAACATTCTGTTTCATATTTATTTCCTCTTTTTAATTTTACATGAAGGCCGTCAATATAAAGTGCAAGATAATGGGAGTCCAGTTCTCTGTTTCTCCATGCTTGCATTTGATCATAAAAACTGGTACTAATATCACTAATCTTACTTTTACAATAATGTCCGCCATAAATGGTATCCATGACTGAGGATATATCACGCGTGGTTAAACCTTTTGAATATAGCTTAAAGGAGACTTCTTTTAAGTAAGATTCTTGTTCTCGAAATATAGCTAATATTTTTGGAGTAAATTGACTTAAGCGATCTCTAGGGACTTGCAGCTCAAGTTGGTGTCCATGACCTAAGGCACTTAGGGGTCTGTAACCATTTCCCTTGTTGCTTTTTGCTCCTGACAGAAAGGCTTCCCGTTCTGAATACATCATTGCATTTAAGACCATCTCCAT is a window of Salinivirga cyanobacteriivorans DNA encoding:
- a CDS encoding IS256 family transposase, with product MMFTKKQTEEVLSKFISRENGLHDVMEMVLNAMMYSEREAFLSGAKSNKGNGYRPLSALGHGHQLELQVPRDRLSQFTPKILAIFREQESYLKEVSFKLYSKGLTTRDISSVMDTIYGGHYCKSKISDISTSFYDQMQAWRNRELDSHYLALYIDGLHVKLKRGNKYETECFYIILGLREDFKREVISIVNFPVESANSWEIIFDQIKARGIETVGIIISDALSGIDKSIAKKFSCPHQKCILHLQRNLLSYVRMSDKKEVANDFREVLSAADPHHNKAIAVSKFKEFKEKWRKKYRSFGQYLDNLDIYPYLTFLDYDVRIRRMLYTTNWIERFNKSARRTLKIRGALPSEEAVLSLITSVAKEQTEGHYSYPIYNFRYEEKLLANKY